One window of the Mytilus galloprovincialis chromosome 14, xbMytGall1.hap1.1, whole genome shotgun sequence genome contains the following:
- the LOC143059659 gene encoding uncharacterized protein LOC143059659, whose protein sequence is MKFFSFVFVLWIPNIACFLRWSSNDNVEYKEEIPVEISQGQRTRRSTDDSFHPQTYDLDLKVEGSQVHFHLERNDDINTNVPTLSLSQGVLTDIYLQEQKESIFYQDIKNGASFVVQQDKMHPESMFGTFNSGGDSFILQSPKERLSSLHSGSNRFELIKEIRNRTEFGDGLKSGDNFKSLPVRKHHRQKRATGSNQVELLIVCDYAIYNYWLGQSEASTPSEKETEALTSVRQYYAFVLNGMDAMYKNIQTTDYTISVLFAGIVIAQTPNDAPWTESIKNTASSPNTVDSLAALNKFTAWIQANSSHLPERDHSMLFSRYDLSYNGNNGNAGLAFTGAICSVQSQSIVQDEFNFIIITVAAHELGHSLSAQHDGYENSCDVNGAYIMASSSSPQQGTTATHPWIFSTCSTDYFRSQIDELELSGESNNCMKTLGSNFDPTALTPYDQSLAGQVYDADAQCSHIYGDGSNMCRGQYSGNFESICNVLWCSNQDGSSCFTSIAGEGTLCGNKKWCVSGVCTSDSNAPSGNENCLYGDRKGVVFNDVGWTCAQMYILGPHNCDNTQVQQLCCASCNPETTTIALTTEAQTTTTKLLTTTDYLTTTESFTTTEPLTTTKSVTTTEPLTTTESVTTTKPLTTTESVTTTKPLRTTESVTTTKPLTTTESVTTTKPLTTTESVTTSEPRATTESVTTTEPRTTTDYVTTTKPLTTTESVTTTEPLTTTESVTTTEPLTTTELVTTTEAVTTKEPVTTTETLTTTEYVTTSEPLTTTESVTITEAVTITESVTTTEHATLTELATTPEHVTTTTAVATPEPVTTTESVTTIEPVTKTESVTTIEPVTTTESVTTTEPVISTESLATTELLTTKNAGSTTEHPPTLESVVTTHPQTSTKSVTTTEPLTTPEAVITTQPQTTTKSVTTTKLQTTAESVTTNKLLTTRKTEPLTSSKSVITQEPESFTSAKTITTTETVTTTEPQTTPGSVITTQPQTTTRSVTTRIPVTSSNSQTTQEPLTTIEPVTTTKPLPSTTSVTSTEPITTASDTTTDLLTTTLGKSSTSSSGLVDTSRQFEASVTMDKTWNPAYANSSSTEYLDLQKNFTKQLTNMYENTTIKDDIENVTITGFRNGSVITDYIIELKPGTTESETTITNITKEAVENIKSNPSPDFDLIKLINTDKIVVEEVIAKTTSQPDETTQSTTQSVETTDNLEPLIIGIGAVGGVIILGIGICIIICCMRSRKTSQNADKTNKSYLNRDDGHINHGMIKDSVRESHSFNGFEGRTSNRQPIDPYRTSYGNSNNTNPAWYPAYNADTMFGSGGRHNEGFSS, encoded by the exons ATGAAGTTTTTctcatttgtttttgtgttatggaTTCCAAATATTGCATGCTTTCTCCGATGGTCATCAAACGACAACGTTGAGTATAAAG AAGAAATTCCGGTGGAAATTTCACAAGGTCAACGTACAAGAAGATCAACAGACGACAGCTTTCATCCACAGacttatgaccttgaccttaaagTTGAAGGATCACAAGTTCATTTCCATTTAGAACGGAATGACGACATCAATACTAATGTTCCAACTCTATCTTTAAGTCAAGGAGTACTAACAGACATCTACCTACAGGAACAAAAG GAGTCCATATTTTATCAAGACATAAAGAACGGAGCATCGTTTGTGGTTCAACAAGACAAAATGCACCCAGAAAGTATG TTTGGGACTTTCAATTCTGGTGGTGACAGTTTTATCCTCCAATCTCCTAAAGAAAGATTGTCTTCGTTACATTCCGGCAGCAACAGATTTGAgttgataaaagaaataagaaatcGAACCGAGTTCGGAGATGGATTGAAATCCG gtgataattttaaaagtctACCTGTAAGAAAACATCATCGACAGAAGAGAGCTACGGGATCGAACCAAGTAGAACTTTTAATTGTTTGTGACTATGCTATTTATAATTA ttGGTTGGGCCAAAGTGAAGCCTCGACACCATCGGAAAAAGAGACTGAAGCACTAACATCTGTCCGCCAATATTATGCCTTCGTTTTAAATGGG ATGGATGCTATGTATAAGAATATCCAAACAACTGATTATACAATATCAGTCTTATTTGCTGGGATTGTTATTGCACAG ACGCCAAATGACGCCCCATGGACTGAAAGTATTAAGAATACAGCTAGTTCTCCCAACACAGTTGATTCATTAGCAGCCTTGAACAAATTCACTGCATGGATTCAAGCAAATTCATCACATTTACCAGAAAGAGACCATTCTATGTTATTTTCAAG ATATGACTTATCATATAATGGTAATAACGGAAATGCTG GACTGGCCTTTACGGGTGCAATTTGCAGTGTTCAAAGTCAATCCATCGTACAGGatgaatttaattttattattattactgtcGCAGCACATGAACTAGGACACAG TCTGAGCGCCCAACATGACGGGTATGAAAACTCGTGCGATGTCAACGGTGCTTATATAATGGCTTCATCAAGTAGTCCACAACAAGGCACCACAGCAACGCACCCATGGATATTTTCTACGTGCTCTACAGATTATTTTAGGTCACAAATAGACGAACTTGAATT GTCAGGAGAAAGCAATAATTGTATGAAAACACTTGGTTCCAATTTTGATCCGACTGCATTGACCCCTTATGATCAGTCATTAGCCGGCCAAGTGTATGATGCTGATGCCCAGTGTTCTCATATTTATGGAGACGGATCTAACATGTGCAGG GGACAGTACAGTGGTAATTTTGAATCAATATGCAATGTTCTGTGGTGCTCTAATCAAGACGGTTCATCTTGTTTTACGTCAATTGCAGGAGAAGGCACTCTGTGTGGCAACAAAAAG TGGTGTGTTTCTGGTGTTTGCACATCAGATAGCAACGCTCCATCTGGGAATG AAAACTGTCTATACGGCGACAGAAAAGGAGTGGTATTTAATGATGTTGGGTGGACTTGTGCTCAGATGTACATTTTGGGTCCTCACAACTGTGATAATACACAAGTACAACAGCTATGTTGCGCATCGTGTAACCCTGAAACAACAACAATTGCATTAACAACAGAAGCCCAAACAACAACAACTAAATTACTGACTACAACTGATTATTTAACGACAACAGAATCATTTACAACAACAGAACCTCTGACAACAACTAAATCAGTTACTACAACAGAGCCTTTGACAACTACTGAATCTGTCACCACAACAAAGCCTTTGACAACAACTGAATCTGTCACAACAACAAAGCCTCTGAGAACAACTGAATCTGTCACAACAACAAAACCTCTGACAACAACTGAATCTGTCACAACAACAAAGCCTCTGACAACAACTGAATCTGTCACAACATCAGAGCCTCGGGCAACAACTGAATCTGTCACAACAACAGAGCCTAGGACAACAACTGATTATGTCACAACAACAAAGCCTCTGACAACAACTGAATCTGTCACAACAACAGAGCCTCTGACAACAACTGAATCCGTTACTACAACAGAACCTCTGACAACAACCGAATTAGTTACAACCACAGAGGCTGTGACAACAAAAGAACCAGTTACTACAACAGAGACTTTGACAACAACTGAATATGTCACTACATCAGAGCCTCTGACAACAACCGAATCAGTTACCATCACAGAGGCTGTGACAATAACCGAATCAGTTACTACAACAGAGCATGCGACACTAACTGAATTAGCTACTACACCAGAGCATGTGACAACAACTACAGCAGTAGCTACACCAGAGCCTGTGACAACAACTGAATCAGTTACTACAATAGAACCTGTGACAAAAACTGAATCAGTAACTACAATAGAGCCTGTGACAACAACTGAATCAGTTACTACAACGGAGCCTGTGATATCAACTGAATCATTAGCTACAACAGAATTATTGACAACTAAAAATGCAGGTTCTACAACAGAACATCCGCCAACTCTTGAATCAGTTGTTACAACACACCCACAAACATCTACAAAATCAGTCACTACAACAGAACCTCTAACAACTCCCGAAGCAGTTATAACAACTCAGCCACAAACAACTACAAAATCAGTAACTACAACAAAGCTTCAAACAACTGCAGAGTCGGTTACTACAAATAAGCTTCTAACAACAAGAAAAACAGAACCTCTAACATCCTCTAAGTCAGTAATTACACAAGAACCTGAATCATTCACTTCAGCAAAGACGATAACAACTACAGAAACAGTCACTACAACAGAACCTCAAACAACTCCTGGATCAGTTATAACAACCCAACCACAAACAACTACAAGATCAGTAACTACAAGAATACCTGTTACATCCTCTAATTCACAAACTACACAAGAACCTCTAACAACAATTGAACCAGTTACAACAACTAAGCCATTACCAAGTACTACATCAGTTACTTCAACAGAACCTATAACAACTGCATCAGATACTACCACAGATTTACTTACAACTACTTTAGGAAAATCATCAACTTCGTCATCAGGATTGGTTGATACGTCAA GACAGTTTGAAGCTTCTGTGACAATGGATAAAACTTGGAATCCAGCATATGCTAACTCTTCAAGCACAGAATATTTGGACTTACAGAAAAACTTTACTAAACAG CTTACGAATATGTAtgaaaatacaacaataaaagacGATATTGAGAATGTGACCATCACTGGATTTAG GAATGGCAGTGTTATTACGGATTACATAATAGAACTGAAACCAGGGACAACAGAATCTGAAACAACTataacaaatattacaaaagAAGCAGTGGAAAATATCAAGTCAAATCCTTCACCAGATTTTGACCTTATCAAGTTGATTAACACAGACAAAATTGTTGTCGAAGAAGTTATTG cAAAAACAACGTCGCAACCAGATGAAACTACTCAAAGTACAACGCAGTCAGTGGAGACAACGGATAATCTAG AGCCTCTGATAATTGGTATCGGTGCCGTTGGTGGAGTTATCATATTAGGCATCGGAATTTgcattattatttgttgtatgCGTTCGAGGAAAACATCACAAAATGCAGATAAAACAAATAAG TCATATCTTAACCGAGATGATGGGCACATAAATCATGGAATGATCAAAGACAGTGTTCGTGAATCTCATTCATTCAATGGATTTGAAGGAAGAACATCCAATAGACAGCCTATAGATCCGTATAGAACATCGTATGGGAATTCAAACAACACTAATCCCGCGTGGTATCCTGCTTATAATGCAGATACGATGTTTGGCTCAGGCGGACGTCATAATGAAGGGTTTTCTTCATAA